The Polyodon spathula isolate WHYD16114869_AA chromosome 13, ASM1765450v1, whole genome shotgun sequence genome includes a region encoding these proteins:
- the slc18a2 gene encoding synaptic vesicular amine transporter — protein MGALQTFREFSVLGWLREGRQSRRLILLIVFVALLLDNMLLTVVVPIIPSYLYTADHKATPVKNQTASPGPDSVPSSNTFQNIFSYYDNSTRLPGNASEETSQRTALFSYTTTSSPVTNATEDPSDCPKKDKRLLNENVKVGLLFASKATVQLITNPFIGPLTNRIGYQIPMFAGFCIMFLSTVMFAFSESYTLLFLARSLQGIGSSCSSVAGMGMLASVYTNDEERGNAMGIALGGLAMGVLVGPPFGSVMYEFVGKTAPFLILAALALLDGALQLFILQPSKSEPESQEGTSLFALLRDPYILIAAGSICFANMAIAMLEPALPIWMMETMCSRKWQLGVAFVPASISYLIGTNIFGVLAHKMGRWLCALIGMVLVGISILCVPFAKNIYGLILPNFGVGFAIGMVDSSMMPIMGYLVDLRHVSVYGSVYAIADVAFCMGFALGPSTGGAIARSIGFPWLMTIIGIIDILFAPLCYFLRSPPAKEEKMAILMDQKHPVKTRMYTQNSMQPYPLEDEESESDE, from the exons ATGGGTGCACTGCAAACCTTCAGGGAGTTCAGTGTTTTAGGATGGCTAAGAGAAGGCAGGCAATCGAGGAGGCTAATTCTTCTTATCGTGTTCGTTGCACTTCTGCTGGACAACATGCTCCTCACTGTAGTCG TGCCCATTATCCCCAGCTACTTGTACACAGCAGATCACAAGGCCACTCCAGTGAAAAACCAGACGGCCAGTCCTGGGCCAGACTCTGTGCCCTCCTCAAACACCTTTCAAAATATCTTCTCCTACTATGACAACTCCACCAGGCTACCTGGCAACGCCTCTGAGGAGACATCCCAAAGAACAGCCCTTTTCTCCtacaccaccaccagcagcccCGTCACCAATGCCACTGAAGACCCATCAGACTGTCCCAAAAAGGACAAGCGTCtcttaaatgaaaatgtgaaagTGGGTTTACTGTTTGCTTCAAAAGCCACCGTGCAGTTGATAACTAATCCGTTCATTGGACCTCTGACCAACAG aataggATACCAGATTCCTATGTTTGCTGGCTTTTGCATCATGTTTCTTTCCACTGTCA TGTTTGCTTTTTCTGAAAGCTATACTTTACTTTTCCTGGCGAGGTCTCTGCAGGGAATCGGCTCCTCCTGTTCATCAGTGGCAG GTATGGGGATGCTGGCTAGTGTCTACACGAATGATGAGGAACGAGGGAATGCCATGGGGATTGCATTAGGAGGCCTGGCTATGGGAGTGCTGG TTGGCCCCCCCTTTGGCAGCGTGATGTACGAGTTTGTGGGGAAAACGGCACCTTTTCTGATTTTAGCAGCATTGGCACTGCTCGATGGAG CTTTGCAGCTTTTTATTCTGCAGCCATCAAAGTCAGAACCTGAA AGCCAGGAGGGAACATCACTCTTTGCACTTTTGCGGGACCCTTATATCCTCATTGCTGCAG GATCCATATGCTTTGCTAACATGGCCATCGCAATGCTAGAGCCAGCACTGCCAATATGGATGATGGAGACCATGTGTTCAAGAAAATGGCAActtg gcgtTGCTTTTGTCCCCGCCAGCATCTCCTACCTTATTGGAACCAACATCTTTGGCGTTCTTGCTCACAAAATGGGAAG gtGGCTTTGTGCCTTGATCGGAATGGTACTTGTAGGAATAAGCATCTTATGT GTACCTTTTGCCAAAAACATATATGGGCTCATTCTACCAAATTTTGGAGTTGGTTTTGCCATTG GCATGGTGGATTCTTCAATGATGCCTATAATGGGTTACCTCGTTGACCTGCGCCATGTTTCTGTCTATGGAAGTGTGTATGCCATCGCAGATGTAGCCTTCTGCATGGGGTTTGCATTGG GCCCTTCCACTGGTGGTGCGATTGCTCGGAGCATTGGGTTTCCCTGGTTGATGACGATCATTGGGATCATTGACATACTCTTTGCGCCACTCTGCTACTTCCTCAGAAGCCCACCAGCCAAGGAAGAGAAAATG GCTATCTTAATGGATCAGAAGCACCCAGTCAAGACCAGAATGTACACTCAGAACAGCATGCAACCATACCCTCTGGAAGATGAAGAGTCTGAAAGTGACGAATAA